Proteins encoded by one window of Rhodobacteraceae bacterium IMCC1335:
- a CDS encoding D-amino-acid transaminase, with protein MNRIVYVNGAYMPEQEATVSIFDRGFLMADGVYEVTSVLQGKLIDFEGHAQRLRRSLDALDMAMPMPIDELLAVHRELVARNGIEEGMIYLQVTRGSAGDRDFAFPDPEETPVTLVMFTQNKPGLADSPVAKTGIKVISIDDIRWGRRDIKTVQLLYPSMGKMMAKKAGADDAWMVQDGFVTEGTSNNAYIVKNGQIITRALSNDILHGITRSAVLRFAQEAQMELVERNFTIDEAQSADEAFVTSASTFVMPVVEIDGKALGAGMPGPIAARLREIYLEESLKQTI; from the coding sequence ATGAACCGGATTGTTTATGTGAATGGGGCTTATATGCCCGAACAAGAGGCAACCGTGTCAATTTTCGATAGGGGCTTTTTAATGGCCGATGGCGTTTATGAGGTGACCTCGGTCTTACAGGGTAAATTGATCGATTTTGAGGGCCATGCGCAACGGCTCAGACGCTCGTTAGACGCTTTGGATATGGCAATGCCAATGCCGATTGATGAGTTGCTTGCCGTGCATCGTGAATTGGTTGCGCGCAACGGGATCGAGGAGGGGATGATTTACTTGCAGGTAACGCGGGGCTCGGCGGGCGATCGCGATTTTGCCTTTCCCGATCCCGAAGAAACGCCCGTGACCTTAGTGATGTTCACGCAAAACAAACCAGGCCTAGCCGATAGTCCCGTGGCAAAAACCGGGATTAAAGTGATCAGCATCGATGATATTCGTTGGGGCCGCCGCGATATCAAAACGGTGCAATTGCTATACCCGTCCATGGGAAAAATGATGGCGAAAAAAGCGGGCGCTGATGATGCGTGGATGGTTCAAGACGGTTTCGTCACTGAAGGCACCAGTAACAACGCCTATATCGTGAAAAATGGCCAGATCATCACGCGGGCGCTGTCGAATGATATTTTGCACGGTATCACGCGTAGCGCTGTTCTGCGCTTTGCCCAAGAAGCGCAAATGGAGCTGGTAGAGCGCAATTTTACCATCGATGAGGCACAAAGCGCGGATGAGGCTTTTGTCACCTCGGCCAGTACCTTTGTGATGCCAGTGGTTGAAATCGATGGTAAAGCGCTGGGCGCGGGCATGCCCGGACCGATCGCGGCGCGGCTGCGTGAGATTTATTTGGAAGAAAGCCTAAAACAAACGATTTAA
- the xylB gene encoding xylulokinase has translation MDACFLGIDLGTSGLRALLVTKSGEIIGEGEAHYSVSNPADGFSEQDPADWVLACQVALGALRQAFPEAYRSVAGIGVAGHMHGATLLDAAGAVLRPCILWNDTRSHAEAAALDAVENLRALSGNIVFPGFTAPKLMWVARHEPEIFAKIKRVLLPAAYLSFWLTGEAVADLSDSAGTAWLDVGARDWSPALLAASGMTLGQMPRLVEGCACAAKLDPARAAELHLSPEAHVVGGAGDNAAAACGVGALDEGDGFVSLGTSGVLLAARDGYAPLPASAVHTFCHAVPDRWYQMGVILSATDSLNWLSNITGCSPAKMTQALGKTLTGPSDVKFYPYLSGERTPHNDAQIRGGFAGIGHRSSQQDMTQAVLEGVSFALRDCLEALRKTGANPQSLLAIGGGTASDFWLQTLATVLNLPLDLPKSGEFGAALGAARLAIVGITKLPPEQVMTKPEIARRILPNAALQTEYEKAYRHFATRFEYVKELQ, from the coding sequence ATGGACGCATGCTTTCTTGGGATTGATTTGGGTACGTCGGGGCTTCGGGCGTTGCTTGTCACGAAATCGGGTGAAATCATTGGCGAGGGAGAGGCGCATTATAGCGTTTCAAACCCGGCCGATGGCTTTAGTGAACAGGATCCTGCAGATTGGGTTTTGGCCTGCCAAGTCGCCTTGGGCGCGCTGCGGCAGGCCTTCCCAGAAGCGTATCGCAGCGTTGCTGGTATTGGCGTGGCAGGGCATATGCATGGCGCCACTTTGCTTGACGCGGCCGGCGCGGTGCTGCGCCCTTGCATTTTATGGAATGACACGCGCAGCCATGCCGAGGCCGCCGCATTAGACGCTGTGGAAAACCTGCGCGCCTTATCCGGTAATATTGTTTTTCCTGGCTTCACCGCGCCAAAATTAATGTGGGTTGCGCGGCATGAGCCTGAGATCTTTGCCAAAATAAAGCGCGTTTTGCTGCCCGCCGCCTATCTCAGTTTTTGGTTAACCGGTGAAGCCGTGGCAGATCTATCAGATAGCGCTGGTACCGCGTGGTTGGATGTGGGGGCGCGCGATTGGTCGCCGGCGCTTTTGGCGGCCTCTGGCATGACATTGGGTCAGATGCCACGGCTGGTCGAAGGCTGTGCTTGCGCGGCTAAGCTGGATCCCGCGCGCGCCGCCGAATTGCACTTATCACCAGAGGCGCATGTTGTTGGCGGAGCGGGAGATAATGCCGCGGCCGCCTGCGGGGTCGGGGCGCTTGATGAGGGCGATGGTTTTGTGTCGCTGGGGACTTCGGGCGTGTTGCTGGCCGCGCGCGATGGCTATGCACCTTTGCCGGCTTCGGCGGTGCATACGTTTTGCCATGCGGTGCCCGATCGCTGGTACCAGATGGGGGTTATCCTTTCGGCCACTGATAGTTTGAACTGGCTGTCAAATATAACGGGCTGCAGCCCTGCAAAAATGACGCAGGCTTTGGGTAAGACGCTTACAGGCCCCTCAGATGTGAAATTTTATCCCTATCTTTCGGGGGAGCGTACGCCACATAATGACGCGCAAATTCGCGGTGGTTTTGCCGGGATTGGGCACCGCAGCTCTCAGCAGGATATGACGCAAGCGGTTTTGGAAGGTGTCAGTTTTGCATTGCGTGATTGCCTTGAGGCGTTGCGAAAAACCGGTGCGAATCCACAATCCCTGCTGGCGATTGGCGGGGGCACAGCGTCCGATTTTTGGCTGCAAACGCTGGCAACCGTTTTGAATCTGCCGCTTGATCTGCCTAAATCGGGTGAGTTTGGCGCGGCGCTTGGCGCGGCGCGACTTGCCATCGTGGGGATCACCAAACTACCCCCTGAACAGGTGATGACCAAACCCG
- the gcvP gene encoding aminomethyl-transferring glycine dehydrogenase yields MPFTPTDYLPYDFANRRHIGPSPQEMQKMLGLLGCDTLDALIDDTLPKSIRQSQPLDFGKAKSERELLHHMRLTASKNKVLSSLIGQGYYGTVTPPVIQRNILENPAWYTAYTPYQPEISQGRLEALLNFQTMVTDLTGLEIANASLLDEATACAEAMTMAQRVAKSKVKAFFVDENCHPQNIAVMQTRAKPLGIEVIVDAPERMVADQVFGAIFQYPGTYGHVHDFTQAIADLHAAKAIGIICADPLALTLLKEPGAMDADIAVGSTQRFGVPVGYGGPHAAYMASKEAYKRAMPGRIVGVSIDSHGGKAYRLSLQTREQHIRREKATSNVCTAQALLAVMASFYAVFHGPEGLKAIAQRIHRKTVRLAKGLEAAGFKVEPAAFFDTITVHVGVLQKTVMQAAVAEGVNLRAVGADKVGISLDERTRRATTEAVWRAFGITHADDDLSPDYRVPETLHRRSKYLEHDVFHMNRAETEMMRYMRRLADRDLALDRAMIPLGSCTMKLNSAAEMMPVSWREFSLLHPFAPKDQALGYEEMIADLSDKLCQITGYDAISMQPNSGAQGEYAGLLTIAEYHRSRGEGHRNICLIPTSAHGTNPASAQMVGWTVVPVASAENGDIDVADFRAKAKQYSQDLAGCMITYPSTHGVFEETVHEVCGIIHQHGGQVYIDGANMNAMVGLSRPGDLGGDVSHLNLHKTFCIPHGGGGPGMGPIGVKAHLTPHLPGHPEGEGEVGPVSAAPFGSPSLLPISWAYCLMMGGEGLTQATRVAILNANYIAKRLESAFDVLYKGPTGRVAHECILDVRPFADSADVSVDDIAKRLIDCGFHAPTMSWPVSGTLMVEPTESETKAELDRFCDAMLAIRSEIAEIEAGRMDPTNNPLKNAPHTSNDLIGDWHRPYSREQGCFPPGAFRVDKYWPPVNRVDNVYGDRNLVCTCPPMSDYAQAAE; encoded by the coding sequence GTGCCTTTTACCCCAACCGACTATCTGCCTTATGACTTTGCAAATCGCCGCCATATTGGCCCATCGCCGCAGGAAATGCAGAAAATGCTTGGGCTGCTTGGGTGCGATACGCTGGATGCGTTGATCGATGATACGCTGCCCAAATCGATCCGCCAAAGCCAGCCACTTGATTTTGGCAAGGCCAAATCTGAGCGCGAGCTTTTGCATCACATGCGCTTGACCGCGTCAAAAAATAAAGTGCTTAGCAGCTTGATTGGGCAGGGCTATTACGGCACCGTTACGCCACCGGTGATCCAGCGGAATATTTTAGAAAATCCGGCATGGTATACGGCCTATACCCCCTATCAGCCAGAAATCAGCCAAGGCCGTTTGGAAGCATTGTTAAATTTTCAAACCATGGTCACCGATTTAACCGGGCTTGAAATTGCCAATGCCTCGCTGCTGGATGAAGCGACGGCTTGCGCGGAAGCGATGACAATGGCGCAACGCGTTGCCAAATCAAAAGTCAAAGCGTTTTTCGTGGATGAAAATTGCCATCCGCAAAATATAGCCGTGATGCAAACCCGGGCCAAACCCCTGGGGATTGAGGTGATTGTAGATGCGCCTGAACGTATGGTTGCGGATCAGGTATTTGGCGCGATTTTTCAATATCCGGGCACCTATGGGCATGTGCATGATTTCACGCAAGCGATTGCCGATTTGCATGCGGCAAAAGCCATCGGAATAATCTGCGCGGATCCGTTGGCGTTGACGCTTTTGAAAGAGCCCGGCGCTATGGATGCTGATATCGCCGTTGGCAGCACGCAGCGCTTTGGCGTGCCGGTTGGCTATGGCGGTCCGCACGCGGCCTATATGGCCAGCAAAGAAGCTTATAAACGGGCCATGCCGGGGCGCATTGTGGGCGTGTCGATCGACAGCCATGGGGGCAAAGCCTATCGCCTGTCTTTGCAAACCCGCGAGCAACATATCCGCCGCGAGAAAGCCACCTCAAACGTCTGCACAGCGCAAGCGCTGTTGGCGGTGATGGCGTCTTTCTATGCAGTGTTTCATGGCCCTGAAGGCTTGAAAGCGATCGCGCAGCGGATCCATCGTAAAACCGTGCGGCTGGCCAAAGGCTTGGAAGCTGCGGGGTTCAAAGTAGAGCCGGCGGCGTTTTTTGACACCATCACTGTGCATGTCGGGGTACTGCAAAAAACGGTGATGCAGGCCGCGGTGGCCGAAGGGGTTAATTTGCGCGCCGTGGGCGCGGATAAAGTGGGCATCTCGCTGGATGAACGGACGCGCCGCGCCACCACTGAAGCGGTGTGGAGGGCCTTTGGAATCACCCATGCAGATGATGATTTAAGCCCCGATTATCGGGTGCCAGAGACCCTGCATCGACGCAGTAAATATTTGGAACATGATGTGTTTCATATGAATCGTGCGGAAACCGAGATGATGCGGTATATGCGCCGCTTGGCCGATCGTGATCTGGCGCTAGATCGGGCGATGATTCCCTTAGGCTCCTGCACGATGAAGCTGAATTCAGCGGCTGAAATGATGCCGGTAAGCTGGCGCGAATTCTCTTTGCTGCATCCGTTTGCGCCAAAAGATCAGGCGCTGGGCTATGAAGAAATGATTGCGGATCTATCGGATAAATTGTGCCAAATTACCGGCTATGATGCGATTTCAATGCAGCCAAATTCAGGCGCGCAAGGGGAATATGCGGGTCTATTAACGATCGCTGAATATCACCGGTCGCGCGGTGAGGGGCATCGCAATATCTGCCTGATTCCAACCTCGGCGCATGGCACTAACCCGGCCAGCGCCCAAATGGTGGGCTGGACGGTTGTGCCCGTCGCCTCGGCTGAAAACGGCGATATTGATGTTGCAGATTTTAGGGCCAAAGCGAAACAGTACAGCCAGGATTTGGCAGGTTGCATGATCACCTATCCCTCAACCCATGGCGTGTTTGAAGAAACCGTGCATGAAGTCTGCGGGATCATTCATCAGCATGGCGGCCAGGTCTATATCGATGGCGCGAATATGAACGCGATGGTTGGCCTGTCGCGCCCGGGTGATTTGGGCGGTGATGTCAGCCATCTCAATTTGCACAAGACCTTTTGTATTCCCCATGGCGGGGGCGGGCCGGGCATGGGCCCAATTGGCGTGAAAGCGCATTTAACGCCGCATCTACCAGGGCATCCAGAAGGTGAAGGCGAGGTGGGGCCGGTCTCTGCAGCACCATTCGGCTCGCCGTCATTATTACCAATCAGCTGGGCCTATTGTTTGATGATGGGCGGTGAAGGCCTTACCCAAGCTACGCGGGTTGCGATCTTAAATGCCAATTACATCGCCAAGCGGCTCGAAAGCGCGTTTGATGTTTTGTATAAAGGTCCAACGGGCCGCGTGGCGCATGAATGCATTTTGGATGTACGACCCTTTGCCGATAGCGCCGATGTGAGCGTGGACGATATTGCAAAACGCCTGATTGATTGCGGATTTCACGCACCAACGATGAGCTGGCCGGTTTCGGGCACGCTGATGGTTGAGCCGACGGAATCTGAAACCAAAGCCGAGCTAGATCGCTTTTGTGATGCGATGCTTGCGATCAGAAGCGAAATTGCCGAGATCGAGGCGGGCCGCATGGATCCGACGAATAACCCGCTGAAAAATGCGCCGCATACGTCGAATGATCTGATTGGCGATTGGCATCGCCCGTATAGCCGCGAGCAAGGCTGCTTCCCGCCCGGTGCGTTCCGCGTTGATAAATATTGGCCACCGGTGAACCGTGTCGATAATGTTTACGGGGATCGCAATCTGGTTTGCACCTGCCCGCCAATGTCAGATTATGCGCAAGCGGCAGAATAA
- the gcvH gene encoding glycine cleavage system protein GcvH codes for MKFTEEHEWLRVEDDVVVVGITEHASTQLGDVVFVELPEEGTTVSKDDEVVVIESVKAASDILSPLDGEIVEVNQALMDEPSMVNDDPLGAAWFFKVKADNPSQMDEYMDEAAYNKLIG; via the coding sequence ATGAAATTTACCGAAGAGCATGAATGGCTGCGCGTTGAAGACGATGTGGTGGTGGTTGGCATCACCGAGCATGCCAGTACCCAATTGGGCGATGTGGTGTTTGTTGAGCTTCCCGAAGAAGGCACCACCGTTTCAAAGGATGATGAAGTGGTGGTGATTGAAAGCGTAAAAGCTGCTTCTGATATCCTATCTCCGCTTGATGGCGAGATTGTCGAGGTGAACCAAGCCCTGATGGATGAACCATCGATGGTGAATGATGATCCATTGGGCGCCGCTTGGTTTTTCAAAGTCAAAGCGGACAATCCCAGCCAAATGGATGAATATATGGATGAGGCCGCGTATAATAAGCTGATCGGCTGA
- a CDS encoding dipeptide epimerase, with the protein MQVIKAQQDRFPLSQVFRIARGQRDSAQVITVNVEKNGVTGRGEGLPYARYGETPASVLAQIRALPNDIALEGLSQALPPGAARNAVECALWDLQAKQRGCRVWDLLGIAAPQPVISAMTISLDTPEAMHQQALKNAHHPVLKIKLGAETDLPRLQAVRKAAPQSDIIIDANEGWSADGYLALLPELQAARVRLIEQPLPAGEDDALRDLPRPIALCADETCHDRRSLAGLKGKYDIVNIKLDKTGGLQEALALRAAAQKQGFGIMIGCMVSSSLAIAPATLLTQDADMIDLDGSLFLAEDRQNALIYDEKGLHPPQADLWG; encoded by the coding sequence ATGCAGGTCATTAAAGCGCAGCAAGACCGGTTTCCTTTGTCGCAGGTGTTTCGAATTGCCCGTGGGCAACGAGACAGCGCGCAGGTAATCACGGTAAATGTTGAGAAGAATGGCGTAACCGGGCGCGGCGAAGGCCTGCCTTATGCACGATATGGCGAAACGCCGGCCTCGGTTCTGGCACAGATCCGAGCATTGCCCAACGATATCGCGCTTGAAGGCTTATCGCAGGCCTTGCCCCCCGGTGCCGCGCGCAATGCGGTGGAATGCGCGCTTTGGGATCTACAGGCCAAGCAGCGGGGCTGCCGGGTTTGGGATTTGCTAGGCATAGCGGCGCCACAACCGGTGATTTCGGCGATGACCATTTCGCTTGATACGCCAGAGGCTATGCATCAACAGGCGCTAAAAAATGCCCATCATCCGGTGTTGAAAATTAAACTGGGCGCTGAAACGGATCTGCCCCGCCTTCAGGCTGTGCGCAAGGCCGCGCCGCAATCTGATATTATCATTGATGCCAATGAAGGCTGGAGCGCAGACGGCTATCTGGCTTTGCTGCCGGAGTTACAGGCTGCCAGGGTGCGATTGATCGAACAGCCTTTGCCCGCAGGCGAGGATGATGCTTTGCGCGATTTGCCGCGCCCGATTGCCCTTTGTGCGGATGAGACCTGCCATGATCGGCGCAGCCTTGCGGGGTTGAAAGGCAAATATGACATAGTGAATATCAAACTGGATAAAACCGGGGGGCTGCAAGAAGCCTTGGCCTTGCGCGCGGCGGCGCAAAAACAGGGGTTTGGCATCATGATCGGCTGCATGGTTTCGAGCTCATTGGCAATTGCCCCTGCGACTTTGTTGACCCAAGATGCGGATATGATTGATCTTGACGGGTCTTTGTTTTTGGCAGAAGACCGACAAAATGCTTTGATTTATGATGAAAAAGGCCTGCATCCCCCGCAAGCGGATCTTTGGGGATAA
- a CDS encoding gamma-glutamylcyclotransferase, which yields MIQDYVFGYGSLVNASTHDFLAPSPARLSGWRRYWCQIEATDHAFLSIRRSEGDIIDGLLARVEPQQWPGLDAREAGYDRLSSVAAIYTGDHADHETACAVYAVPPITSPTRPCDMPILRSYLDVVLQGYLTVFGPDGAKRFMASTDWNCAVLDDRTAPLYPRHQRISPAQNSVITELLHSFQLTLL from the coding sequence ATGATACAAGATTATGTTTTTGGATATGGCAGCTTGGTAAACGCATCCACGCATGATTTTCTTGCGCCTAGCCCCGCGCGGCTCAGCGGATGGCGGCGATATTGGTGCCAAATAGAAGCAACAGATCACGCGTTTTTAAGCATTCGCCGCAGCGAGGGCGATATTATTGACGGGTTATTGGCACGGGTCGAGCCACAGCAATGGCCCGGTTTGGATGCCAGAGAAGCGGGTTATGATCGTTTAAGCTCTGTCGCCGCGATCTATACGGGCGATCACGCAGACCACGAAACCGCCTGCGCAGTTTATGCCGTGCCCCCAATCACATCCCCTACCCGCCCCTGCGACATGCCAATCCTGCGCAGCTATCTCGATGTAGTTTTACAAGGCTATTTGACCGTTTTCGGTCCGGATGGAGCCAAACGATTTATGGCAAGCACGGATTGGAATTGCGCCGTTTTGGATGATCGCACCGCACCGCTTTATCCCCGGCATCAGCGAATCAGCCCAGCCCAAAATTCGGTGATCACCGAACTGCTGCACAGTTTTCAGCTGACCCTTCTTTAG
- the gcvT gene encoding glycine cleavage system aminomethyltransferase GcvT, which produces MTEELRRTALYDLHVKHGAKMVPFAGYEMPVQYPMGVMQEHLHTRGKAGLFDVSHMGQVILRGSSYEATAKTLEKLIPMDVLGLPVGRQRYGLLTNEEGGLRDDLMFANREDHIYMVVNAGCKEADIAYMRQHLEPEVTLKELSNRALLALQGPLAQAVLAEHHPAFASMAFMDVATLPLAGAECWVSRSGYTGEDGFEISVPESAVHDVANALLDNRDVALIGLGARDSLRLEAGLCLYGQDIDAQTTPVEASLGWAVQKVRRSGGARAGGFPGAARILAEFPQAIARKRVGLKPQGRAPMRHGVALYDSAEGGAALGEISSGGFAPSLNHPVAMGYVPVTHAAVGTLLYGEMRGKRLPIEVVDLPFVAANFKR; this is translated from the coding sequence ATGACCGAAGAATTACGGCGCACAGCGCTTTATGACTTACATGTTAAACACGGGGCCAAAATGGTGCCCTTCGCGGGCTATGAGATGCCCGTGCAATACCCGATGGGGGTGATGCAAGAACATCTTCATACGCGCGGCAAGGCCGGGCTTTTCGATGTGAGCCATATGGGGCAGGTGATTTTGCGCGGATCAAGTTACGAGGCCACTGCTAAGACGCTGGAAAAACTGATCCCGATGGATGTGCTGGGCTTGCCTGTGGGGCGGCAGCGATACGGGCTGTTGACCAATGAGGAAGGCGGTCTGCGCGATGATTTGATGTTCGCGAATCGCGAGGATCACATTTACATGGTGGTCAATGCGGGCTGCAAAGAGGCCGATATTGCCTATATGCGCCAGCATCTTGAACCGGAGGTCACGCTTAAAGAATTATCCAACCGGGCTTTGCTTGCCTTGCAGGGCCCGTTGGCGCAGGCGGTTTTGGCCGAGCATCACCCTGCGTTTGCATCGATGGCTTTTATGGATGTGGCAACCTTGCCTTTGGCGGGCGCTGAATGCTGGGTGTCGCGCTCTGGCTATACCGGTGAGGATGGGTTTGAAATTTCTGTGCCAGAAAGCGCCGTTCACGATGTGGCAAATGCGCTGTTGGACAATCGCGATGTTGCGCTGATCGGTCTTGGTGCACGCGATTCGCTGCGCCTTGAAGCCGGGCTTTGTTTATACGGGCAAGATATCGATGCACAAACCACTCCGGTTGAGGCGTCTTTGGGCTGGGCGGTTCAAAAAGTGCGCCGCTCTGGCGGTGCCCGCGCGGGCGGTTTTCCAGGCGCAGCGCGTATTTTGGCCGAATTTCCGCAGGCTATCGCGCGCAAACGCGTGGGCTTGAAACCGCAGGGCCGGGCGCCGATGCGCCATGGCGTAGCGCTCTATGACAGCGCTGAAGGCGGCGCGGCGCTCGGCGAAATCAGCTCGGGCGGGTTTGCGCCAAGCCTCAATCACCCCGTGGCGATGGGCTATGTGCCCGTTACCCATGCCGCGGTTGGAACGCTTTTATATGGTGAGATGCGCGGCAAACGATTGCCGATTGAAGTTGTGGACCTGCCATTTGTGGCTGCCAATTTTAAACGATAA